The genomic region ATGTTCAGAGAATTTCTCGTGCTACCGGTGATCATGAAATAATGTATCAAAATTATCTTACAGAAGAAACATCAAACAAATTATTGGATTCCGTCAAACCCGTATGTTCTCTCTTCATTCCCGTAAAAACTGAATCTTGATTGATGGAAATTATGTCAAATAAAACAGCTGAGGGTATAAACGTAAATTAACAGGTACTCGTTTTGTCGGGTCATGATCATGATCAGTGTACTGTAACTCATAGAGCCAAACATGGGGCTGTAGTAGAGGTAATGTATATGATATATCTCAATCTTAGTATATACATGTTCTCTTCAGATtttaggctggagggtgtggctAGGGGCTTTATCACCGCCACCTCAGCGCCACATCACCGCCACGTCACACAAGGGCTTTAAAGCCCCCTCCTTTAACTTGAAGGGTGTGGCTAGGGGCTTTATAGCGCCCCCCTTCAAAGCCAATCAAATTCGATGGACCCCCCTTTCTTCCGTTACCATCTTGGCGAGCTACCtttagccccccccccccccccccccccccccccccccttaaagaTGATGGTATGGGTGATGGAGCCCCACCGGCGCCATTGAAGGTGAGGTGGCAGGGATGGCGCctccacaccctccagccttataatgtcttgttttttattttattttttaattttgtgtAGCATACGCTAGGGACGATTAGCTGGCAACAGGGAAACTTGTATCCGTCTTTCATGTTACTAACGGCAAGTAAACTTTCGGTTTCAAACGCAAGTAATGCCGTATCAACTCGCCTGTGTTTACTTCCTGCACAGATCTTCATTTATATATGGTaacatatgtttttttttagtaaagtacacggatggtccctatggtttaacgaaattttggatttggtccctagctttctaaaagtacatggatggtcccggTGGTGtacactttgtaacgcatttagtccccaactttgccAAAACTCacatggatggtccttgtggtttgcattttgtaacgcatttagtccccaactttgccAAAACTCacatggatggtccttgtggtttgcactttgtaacgcatttagtccctaactttgaCCTGCTGAAACCTTTAAatttgttggctggggactaaatgcgttacaaagtacaaaccacaaggaccatccatgtacttttggaaagctagggaccaaatttaaaattttggtaaaccacacggaccatccgtgtactttacccCTTTTGTTCTCTAGTAAAAATCAGCGTTGGCGAAGCTTTATTGGGGCCCGGGATCCCCCCCCCCCTGATTTTTCACTCGTAGTGTTAATTTTACCGAAAATTTCCGAATTCTTTTTCGTGTAAAATATTGAATTTTTAAGAGTCCGGCCCCCACCGATTCGGATTTTGAGAGTCTGGCCCCCACTGAGTTTTCGTTAAAGCTCCGCCACTTGAGAATTAGTCATTAGTGTATACTAATTTGGTGAAAATTTCAGGTATATCTTGTTATTTGTGGTTACTCTTGTTGTGATTCTTGTATGGCCAACGAACGGGTTGAACATTCACCTACATATCGGTGAAAATATGCGTAACATTCTTGGCTTTTTCAAAAGTAACGCTAAAGAAAAAGACGAAGATGAAAACTGTGAATATGAGATGGTTTGGGATGCAGAAGGGTCAATGCATTTAATCAAAAAACCGAAAAAGATCGTTCCTTCACATTCAACTGAGAGGGTAGAAAGGTAATATTCTTAAAAAAATGCGATCCGATGTCAGTTTGTAGTAAAAGTtgtgtttgattttgttttttgTGTTTCAGGGGGAATGCTACGCTGCGGTCAGCAGCTAAAAAGCAGACAGTGCAGGAGGTTAATCTTGTAATGCCGCAAGATGCAAGTGGCCAACCGGGACCCGATGCGGGTGCAAGATTGGGACAGGTCAAAGCCAACAAGTCAACTGTTAGATTTGTTATCAGGAGGTTGGTTCGGGTTTTCCAAGTGTTATCGGTTGTTGCTGCAGTTAATGTGCCTATATATATAATGTTGCTGTTCGCGGATTGGATCGATAAATGATGTTAGAAAAGAATACTTACATGTTGTAgaactgttgttgttgttgttcaagTTTTGATTGAAAATGTACTTACTAATGTAGATTCTTGCATTACACATGTTATAAAATCATATTAACTAGAATTTTGACCCTTGCCGCATGCTGTGGTGGCAACACCGCCTTTGAGACTTCGTTACTTGCGTAACGATGATGACATTAACATGTGATGCCTGCACATGACGTTGCACGTTTTTGACTTTGTTACATGTTACGTTCGTGACATTAACGTCAATAGACATAGATAAAAAAAGGGTATAATGTCTCAGTATGTTGGggtgtaaagtcgtaaaagtaatttagacaACGTTctaaagtcgtaaaagtaatttagacaTTAACATGGTTATGCATATATAAAAAGACGTATAAAAATGTGTTACACGTTACGGTGTGAAGTCGTAAagtaatttaaataaaatgaggtgtcaagttattaagtagaaaacGTTGGCGGGTGAAAGTTGCCAATTACCAAAAGTTATAAGTGAATATGTAACTTACTTAAAGATGAGGGTTAATAGTGTTTCATGTCAGAAGTTTAAGGTTATGAAGTGAAAAAACCAAGGCCAATGGATTAAAAATGACATTTGTGAAAGTTGAAGGGCTACTTTGTCGGTGGGAAACCCCACCGGGCACCGACCATTGTTTTTAAGATGTATATAAATAAggtatattggatttaaataacccaaACTTTCATCaattggccgataacactccCAACTTTTGATTTGTACACCAGCACTCCTAGCTTTCAACTTCTTGGCCGATAACACTCCTAACTAACCgaaccctaacccagttagtttttgctGACGTAGCCATTTTTGCTGACATGGCATATGACGTGGCAGTTGATGTGGCATTTTTGATGACGTGACAGCTGACGTGGCATTTTTGATGGCGTGGCAGCTGATGTGGTAGCTGACATGGCACTTTTTTATGACGTCGCAGCTGACATCAACTAACTgtgttagggttctgttagttagggagtgttatcggccaataagttgaaagttgagagTGCTCGTATATGAATCGAAAGTTGGAAGTCTTATCGGCCAATTGATAAAAGTTatggttatttaaatccaatatcacTGTAAATAAATGTCCATTTTTTATGTCATCTGTCATAGACTTTTGCCTTTCATTCACAAATTTGAAGAATAACAAACAAATATAACATCCAAGTCACTAAAGATATATTTTACTAGAATTTTTCATCATACAATTTAGATAACATTTAAGATCTACATAtcttaaacaaacaaaacatgtaAATAGTTTAACTTCTCACTCAAGCAACCAACTTGATGTCAGACTCTTCATTCTGGCATTGTTTCTTGATGTCCAAGATTCCGGTCCACAAAAAACTTTCCAACTCTCTCTCAAAAACCCAAAGGGAACTTTCTTTGATAAAGAAAAGTAGAAAAATGAAAAGAAAGATGTAAAAATTGTGTATCCGAGACCACGATAAATTGGACAAAGCAAGTAGTAAAAAACTATAACGAGGCTTTCGTacgcaataataataataatgtaacGGGTCAGaaaaggtatgttaagcatatatGTAATgtaaatgtgtttagtaaaacgAAAAACGAGAACGTGTGCTAATGCTAATCGTCGCCGTGGATGTACCAGCATAGAAGCATGGTGGCACAACGACGAAGGATATATATACGCCCACGCTGTTGTTTAACCAATGAAGCACACTTTCTCTTTGAATGACCAACTTTAAATGCCATTGTAAAAAAAAGTTGGATGATGAGTTTGAAAAGGAGAAGATGTATTTAtagaccaaaaaaaaaaaagatttagaTGTTATGAATGATGATAGAAATCTGGTTACTTGTACTGTACAAGTTGTGTTGATGGTGAAGTAAAATATGAGGATGTTGTAATAGGGACAAAACAAGTAGGAACATGGTTGTCGGCTTATTTGCATTGACTAGCAGGCAGTTATGTTTAAGTTacatatatttaattattatttagttttgGGATGTTGTGTCATTGGAACATAATCCTTAAATTATGTAAAATAGAATCTGAAGCATCAAGCCAGCCACTTTGGAGTCTGGAGTCAATCTTGATCTGATCATGTGTTCTTGGGTTATTGGGCAACATTGGGTTACTTTGATTTGGAAGATGATTTTTAACGGTAAGGATAAGATTTGATTCCATTTAGTTATAGGCTGCTATATATTCTTACCCTTTTACAAGATCTTATTGAAAATTTGGGGTTTGATTGCATTGCATGTGGCTAGTGGGAGGTGATCACATAAATGTAtctaaggggactaggggtggttcactagtgatggaatttcATCACTCTCACTATCCAATCAAGtaatgccatgtcatcaatccaatttccatcactagtgatagaaatataggaggggtggaatcactagtgatggaattctatactcccaaattttttaatttttattttataaaattctgCCATAAGAGGACACGTGTTGTACCCAACAACACCCAATATTCTTCCATATTACACGTGTGCGGCAGATGGTGTGCAACATGCAGATGGTGTGCGGCAGCTTTATGCATTCAACATATACAACAACGCGTTATACAATTAACGCGTTTAAAATTCCACGCGTTATCATGGGGGCGGCGGCGGTGTGCTCGGGGGTGATCACGCGTGCTCGGGAGTCCATAACGGACCGCCCCGAGTCCTCTAACTTGACACCAATTGTAAGTCAGCAATTGTGTTTAGCAAAATAGAAAACATGATGTTGCATTGTTGCGTGTAATAGTGTTTGGTGCGCTTTTTACACATGGCCTTTTTTAAGGCCTCTGTGTAACACTAGGGACCAAATGTATTCAAATTCACTTCCTAACAAACGTCTACAATATCTCATACAAGTTTAACAAGAATCACTACGACATCTCACACATTGGTTGGGACTGAACACACCGTAGGATGGTGGTGGCGTCGCTGTAGAGGTTGGTTTGGCAACAAAACACAAGCGATGGAGTTAGATATAGGGTTGAAGCATGGCAAAAGACGACATACGACCAATAACTAGCGACGTGGGTTCGATCCAGCTGCGAGTGGTGGTCGGGTTCGTAAAGGAGAAGAAGGTAGGGAAATAGATGGAATTTGAGCACTTACGGACACTTTAAAAGTTATTAAAGGATTACTAAGGGGTAGTTAAAAATAGGATAGGTGGTATAATTTTAATACTCTAAATTTCCCGATGCTTTAGATTATTTTTGGTTGTATCCAGTGTTCTCTAGCTTCTGCCCAcctttattattaataataataaactttCACCgacaaaaaggtaaaaaaaattgaaggtCGTCGGTAATCAATAGATCCATCATAAGAGTATCTCCAACGATGCGGTTCGTTGGAGAGTCTGCTCAACGGACCAAGCCACAAGCGGATGAGTTCATTGGAGGCGGGTGACTAGGCAGGTCCGGCGGAGGGTGGTCTGCTCAAGCGGACGAGCATTGGACCGTTGCACATTAAAAAAAAGGTTAACgactagttttttttaaataaataaataattaacatTTAACCCAACCCATTCACTATATACACACATTTATATTATACATCTCACACAAATATGCACTCTCAACCCCCACTTCCAATTTATCAATTCCACATTCCATTTTAATCACAATGAGCTCAAGTGACAAAGAGATCGCGCTTCGCGCAACACCCACCTCCAGGCTCGTTGGCACATTATACAAGGTTCAACAAGGATTTGGAAGGCAAAAGTTATATCTGGTGTAATGTACGTGTACATAATACTACACAACACGGTCGTTGAAG from Helianthus annuus cultivar XRQ/B chromosome 10, HanXRQr2.0-SUNRISE, whole genome shotgun sequence harbors:
- the LOC110886399 gene encoding uncharacterized protein C630.12, with translation MISNLSVLFCVIWAITLLYGEKFAFYWTCSWPMETTDNPADYVKIAVVTDPQLMDRTSLSLAPKSLALEIVQFYTDIFMRRAMLASVMPLKPDMVLFLGDYFDGGPVLSDEEWQDSLNRFRHIFDIKTLERVTNNRVYFLSGNHDIGYAAYHSHKPEVISRYEKVFGSRNYHFGAGEVEFVAVDAQTLDGHRLQSQTSASWTFVNNVSRDSLSPPRVLLTHIPLYRPDWTSCGSKRSSPIINQRISRATGDHEIMYQNYLTEETSNKLLDSVKPVLVLSGHDHDQCTVTHRAKHGAVVEHTLGTISWQQGNLYPSFMLLTASKLSVSNASNAVSTRLCLLPAQIFIYIWYILLFVVTLVVILVWPTNGLNIHLHIGENMRNILGFFKSNAKEKDEDENCEYEMVWDAEGSMHLIKKPKKIVPSHSTERVERGNATLRSAAKKQTVQEVNLVMPQDASGQPGPDAGARLGQVKANKSTVRFVIRRLVRVFQVLSVVAAVNVPIYIMLLFADWIDK